One part of the Terrimicrobium sacchariphilum genome encodes these proteins:
- the ureG gene encoding urease accessory protein UreG — protein MKTLRIGIGGPVGSGKTMLVLRLCEWMRNEFNMAVVTNDIYTREDAEFLVRNQALEADRVMGVETGGCPHTAIRDDTSMNDAAVAQLQARFPGLQLILIESGGDNLSATFSPELVDVFIYVIDVAQGDKIPRKGGPAIRKSDLLLINKITLAPHVGADLNVMARDAKIMRGERPFLFADLKSGEGRDDLLNWLRREYLFV, from the coding sequence ATGAAAACCCTGCGTATCGGTATCGGCGGTCCGGTGGGATCGGGAAAGACCATGCTTGTCCTGCGGCTCTGCGAATGGATGAGGAACGAGTTCAACATGGCGGTGGTCACCAACGACATCTATACCCGCGAGGATGCGGAGTTCCTGGTGCGCAATCAGGCCCTGGAGGCCGATCGGGTCATGGGAGTCGAGACGGGAGGCTGTCCGCACACGGCGATTCGCGACGATACCAGTATGAACGACGCGGCGGTGGCGCAGCTTCAGGCCCGCTTTCCCGGTCTCCAGCTCATCCTGATCGAAAGCGGTGGCGACAACCTCTCGGCGACGTTTTCGCCTGAACTGGTCGATGTGTTCATCTACGTGATCGATGTCGCGCAGGGGGATAAGATTCCGCGCAAGGGCGGTCCGGCCATTCGCAAAAGCGATTTGTTGTTGATCAACAAGATCACCCTCGCTCCCCATGTCGGCGCTGATCTGAACGTGATGGCCCGTGATGCGAAAATCATGCGCGGCGAGCGACCATTTCTCTTCGCCGACCTGAAGTCCGGCGAGGGGCGCGACGATCTGCTGAACTGGCTGCGGCGCGAGTATCTCTTCGTCTAG
- a CDS encoding AraC family transcriptional regulator yields MARIPPVSPRGASVALLPENWRNLQVSLIWAYRGRVAEEFLDFSSERGNVTARLLVSGRMTVRRGGLVSVALPGQWMIMGNGPSHLKFERGSEILSIHLDAHWHTGQQVIPESMAAVVDSREEAELTRLGRALEKFVRDRLHDPRFSLLSQPLELIDYLDSQTVFIPWVSALFRVLQQAGASLFVPAAQDDRITRVLHLLGATPLDQPFEEKRLMSSAGMSRSHLNRLFIKHTGLTPRGFAERRRQDYAVRRLREPGVTAKVVALELGFKQLSHFSRWFKAHSGLTPRDYQAQSPLRLLT; encoded by the coding sequence GTGGCGCGCATCCCCCCAGTTTCCCCCCGAGGTGCATCGGTCGCCTTGCTGCCTGAGAACTGGCGAAACCTCCAGGTTTCCCTGATCTGGGCTTACCGGGGCCGGGTGGCGGAGGAGTTTCTGGATTTTTCCTCGGAGCGGGGAAATGTGACGGCTCGATTGCTTGTTTCGGGGCGCATGACCGTACGGCGTGGCGGCCTCGTGAGTGTAGCGCTTCCCGGGCAGTGGATGATCATGGGTAACGGGCCGAGCCATCTGAAGTTTGAGCGTGGCTCGGAGATCCTTTCCATTCATCTCGATGCGCACTGGCACACGGGCCAGCAGGTGATTCCCGAGAGCATGGCGGCCGTGGTCGACAGCCGGGAGGAAGCGGAACTCACCCGCCTGGGGCGGGCTTTGGAGAAGTTCGTTCGTGATCGGCTGCATGATCCGCGGTTCAGCTTGTTGAGCCAGCCGCTGGAGTTGATCGACTATCTCGACAGCCAGACCGTCTTTATCCCGTGGGTGAGTGCCTTGTTCCGCGTTTTGCAACAGGCGGGAGCATCGCTTTTCGTTCCTGCTGCCCAGGATGACCGGATCACGCGGGTGCTGCACCTGCTCGGGGCGACACCTTTGGATCAGCCTTTTGAGGAAAAGCGATTGATGTCGTCAGCAGGTATGAGCCGCAGCCATCTCAATCGGCTCTTTATCAAGCACACGGGACTCACCCCGCGCGGTTTTGCCGAGCGGCGGCGACAGGACTACGCCGTGCGCCGCCTGCGCGAGCCGGGTGTGACCGCCAAGGTGGTCGCGCTGGAACTGGGCTTCAAGCAGCTCTCGCATTTCTCGCGCTGGTTCAAGGCCCATTCGGGTCTCACCCCGCGAGACTATCAGGCGCAAAGCCCGCTCAGGCTGCTGACGTAG
- a CDS encoding DNA gyrase inhibitor YacG, giving the protein MSKENTCPTCGKKGPWFSHSYAPFCSERCKLVDLGRWLGEEYRIASPITAEDLEELADFDEGELKRSDDEP; this is encoded by the coding sequence ATGTCCAAAGAGAACACCTGCCCCACCTGCGGAAAGAAAGGCCCGTGGTTCAGCCACTCGTACGCGCCTTTTTGCTCCGAGCGGTGCAAGCTGGTCGACCTGGGACGCTGGCTCGGCGAGGAATACCGCATCGCCAGCCCGATCACGGCGGAGGATCTCGAGGAACTCGCCGACTTCGACGAAGGCGAGCTCAAACGCAGCGACGACGAACCCTAA
- a CDS encoding urease accessory protein UreF, producing MIELEQAGLAFLLQTSDATFPTGSYAHSLGMEEMVQQGRVHDEVTLRGFLSDHVIPAAAHIDLPLVAEAHRAVERDDIEDLLAVDHLSGALRPARELRAASLQTGRRRLAMLAAVSSVPIIRAYQDRAAGDAAIGHHASVWGAACSGLPVKAALTAYLYQSLAGYCAAAPKLIRIGQEGIQRVLTAALGGAMPAVDQALSVARAEIGWFDPVVDIASMWHEISDERLFIS from the coding sequence ATGATTGAACTGGAGCAGGCGGGCCTCGCCTTCCTACTTCAGACTTCGGATGCCACCTTTCCGACGGGCTCGTATGCTCACTCGCTCGGCATGGAGGAGATGGTGCAGCAGGGACGGGTGCATGATGAGGTGACGCTCCGGGGTTTTTTGAGCGACCATGTGATACCCGCAGCCGCGCACATTGACCTGCCGCTTGTGGCGGAAGCCCATCGTGCTGTGGAGCGCGATGACATCGAAGACCTTCTTGCGGTGGATCATCTATCCGGAGCGCTGCGACCCGCCCGGGAGCTGCGTGCGGCGAGTCTTCAGACGGGACGGAGACGCCTGGCGATGCTTGCCGCGGTTTCTTCGGTCCCGATCATCCGAGCTTACCAGGACCGGGCGGCGGGCGATGCGGCGATCGGGCATCATGCATCGGTCTGGGGTGCGGCGTGCAGCGGCCTCCCGGTAAAGGCTGCGCTTACGGCCTATCTTTATCAATCACTCGCGGGCTACTGCGCGGCGGCGCCGAAGCTGATCCGTATCGGCCAGGAGGGAATTCAGCGCGTGCTCACGGCGGCGCTCGGCGGAGCGATGCCTGCCGTGGACCAGGCCCTCTCTGTGGCGCGTGCCGAAATCGGTTGGTTTGACCCGGTGGTCGATATCGCCTCGATGTGGCACGAGATTTCCGACGAACGACTCTTTATCTCATGA
- the zigA gene encoding zinc metallochaperone GTPase ZigA, translating to MKILKKLPVTVLSGFLGAGKTTLLNHVLNNREGLRVAVIVNDMSEVNIDASLVRDGGAELSRTEEKLVEMSNGCICCTLRDDLLKEVSRLAREDRFDYLLIESSGISEPLPVAQTFTFANEEGESLQDITRLDTMVTMVDAANFLTQFEQADTLAERDLALGEEDERTIADLFIDQVEFADVIILNKTDLVSAEQRNELNAVLRKLNPGARVIAAERGKVPLNEVLNTGRFDMERAQSSAGWIKELQGEHTPETEEYGIGSFVFRARRPFHPLRFWNFLNGEWPGLLRSKGYFWLASRHDVVASWSQAGGSGEYRPMGTWWASAPLDQWPQEEDLLAAIRKEWQQPFGDRRQELVFIGQEMPERDMEEALRGCLLDDHEMTLAPSAWKHFPDPFPEWFIKAA from the coding sequence ATGAAGATCCTCAAAAAGCTCCCCGTTACCGTTCTCTCCGGTTTCCTCGGAGCCGGGAAAACCACACTCCTGAATCACGTCCTGAATAACCGGGAGGGCCTGCGCGTCGCCGTGATCGTTAACGACATGAGCGAGGTCAACATCGACGCCTCCCTTGTGCGCGATGGCGGGGCAGAGTTGAGCCGTACCGAGGAAAAGCTCGTCGAGATGTCCAACGGCTGCATCTGCTGCACGCTGCGAGACGACCTGCTGAAAGAGGTTTCCCGCCTCGCCCGTGAGGATCGCTTCGATTACCTGCTCATCGAATCCAGCGGCATTTCGGAGCCGCTTCCGGTAGCCCAGACTTTCACCTTTGCCAATGAAGAGGGCGAGAGCCTGCAAGACATCACCCGACTGGACACGATGGTGACAATGGTGGACGCAGCGAATTTCCTCACCCAGTTTGAACAGGCTGACACACTGGCTGAGCGCGATCTCGCCCTCGGCGAGGAGGACGAACGCACCATCGCCGATCTTTTCATCGATCAGGTGGAGTTTGCCGACGTGATCATCCTCAACAAAACCGATCTCGTCTCCGCGGAGCAGCGCAACGAACTCAACGCCGTGCTGCGCAAATTGAACCCGGGCGCGCGCGTGATCGCGGCCGAACGCGGCAAAGTCCCTCTCAATGAGGTGCTAAATACAGGCCGCTTCGATATGGAGCGTGCGCAAAGCTCGGCGGGATGGATCAAGGAGCTCCAGGGAGAGCACACACCCGAAACCGAGGAATACGGCATCGGCAGCTTCGTCTTCCGCGCCCGGAGACCCTTTCACCCTCTGCGCTTTTGGAATTTCCTGAACGGCGAGTGGCCCGGCTTGCTGCGATCCAAGGGTTATTTCTGGCTCGCCTCCCGACACGATGTGGTCGCCTCCTGGTCACAGGCGGGAGGCAGCGGCGAGTATCGACCGATGGGCACCTGGTGGGCATCCGCGCCGCTCGACCAGTGGCCGCAGGAGGAGGATCTTCTCGCCGCCATTCGCAAGGAATGGCAGCAGCCCTTCGGCGACCGGCGGCAGGAACTCGTCTTCATCGGCCAGGAGATGCCGGAAAGAGACATGGAGGAGGCGCTCCGCGGCTGCCTGCTTGATGATCACGAGATGACACTCGCCCCCTCCGCCTGGAAGCACTTCCCCGACCCTTTCCCTGAGTGGTTCATCAAAGCAGCCTGA
- a CDS encoding urease accessory protein UreD translates to MHLSKPYWDGRHLIVQMVNCTAGLLEGDVVDISVEARAGSSAILTSPSAQRAFRVREEDALATVNQTFSVEAGAWLEVCPEIFIPHKGSRLRQSTRINAETDAEMLFIESLAPGRVGSAESYAFARLEWAAEVYVDGRLQVRERYDLSPEQKNIEALRKVFPDAYYASCYLVTPRLGALADLRAMMRDSSTPDLFMAASIVAPNVAALRLLASGSIALRQGIKMVREYCYSALGRPLPDWRKL, encoded by the coding sequence ATGCATCTGAGCAAGCCATATTGGGACGGTCGCCACCTCATCGTGCAGATGGTGAATTGCACGGCGGGGCTACTAGAGGGCGACGTGGTCGACATTTCCGTGGAGGCTCGTGCGGGATCATCAGCGATATTAACAAGTCCCAGCGCGCAGCGGGCCTTTCGTGTGCGGGAGGAGGATGCGCTCGCCACGGTGAACCAGACGTTCTCTGTCGAGGCCGGGGCGTGGCTGGAGGTGTGCCCGGAGATTTTCATTCCGCACAAGGGATCGCGGTTAAGGCAGTCGACACGGATCAATGCGGAGACTGATGCCGAAATGCTCTTTATCGAATCGCTCGCGCCCGGTCGGGTGGGGTCGGCGGAGTCCTATGCATTTGCCCGGCTGGAGTGGGCTGCCGAGGTGTATGTGGATGGCCGTTTACAGGTACGGGAACGGTATGACCTTTCCCCGGAGCAAAAGAACATCGAAGCGCTTCGCAAAGTATTTCCCGATGCCTACTATGCGTCGTGCTATCTGGTGACGCCTCGGCTAGGGGCGCTGGCGGATTTGCGGGCGATGATGCGGGACTCCTCCACGCCGGATCTTTTCATGGCCGCCAGCATCGTCGCTCCCAATGTCGCTGCCCTGCGCTTGCTGGCCTCTGGCAGCATAGCCCTGCGCCAGGGTATCAAGATGGTGAGGGAATATTGCTATTCGGCGCTCGGTCGCCCGCTGCCTGACTGGCGCAAACTTTAG
- a CDS encoding FAD-dependent oxidoreductase, with translation MSLPPSSPSSQQWDVVVAGGGPAGCTAAISAARQGRRVLLIERTCSLGGMGTSALVPAWCPFSDQQRIIFGGLASEVFQLSKEGTPHVPADQMDWVAIDAEHLKRVYDTLVTEAGVTVLFDTFIVGTEVEERTVKSLTIANKQGLSKIEARIFIDTSGDADVVAFAGGKFEKGEPVTGNLQPVTICFVLANVNEEAYRRMPDTRKSIDGKPSLMDQMMAKYPLIPDTHFCNNIVGPGCVGFNAGHIYEIDNTDPAAVSRAIMAGRQLAATYRDALKEFQPEAFGNCHLVQTGSLVGARETRRITGDYTLTVEDYISRRTFEDEICRNAYFIDIHLTREEAATNKDWEVAINRFTRYGPGESHGIPYRCLIPSSFDNVLVAGRSISTDRIVQGSVRVMPVCLAMGEAAGTAAALALAENGTVRDVDTGRLRDILRENGGYLPEYEPATSAA, from the coding sequence ATGAGTCTCCCGCCCTCCTCTCCCTCTTCACAGCAATGGGATGTCGTCGTCGCTGGCGGCGGCCCCGCTGGATGCACCGCCGCAATTTCCGCCGCCCGACAAGGCCGCCGCGTTCTCCTCATCGAGCGCACCTGCTCCCTCGGCGGCATGGGGACATCGGCTCTCGTCCCGGCATGGTGTCCCTTTTCAGACCAGCAGCGCATCATCTTCGGCGGCCTCGCCTCGGAGGTTTTCCAGCTTTCCAAGGAGGGTACGCCCCACGTGCCCGCCGATCAGATGGACTGGGTCGCCATCGATGCGGAACACCTCAAGCGCGTTTACGATACCCTCGTCACCGAGGCGGGCGTGACGGTGCTCTTTGACACCTTCATCGTAGGTACAGAGGTCGAGGAGCGTACGGTGAAAAGCCTCACCATCGCGAACAAACAGGGTCTCAGCAAAATCGAAGCCCGCATCTTCATCGATACCTCGGGAGATGCTGATGTCGTCGCCTTCGCCGGCGGAAAATTTGAAAAGGGAGAACCTGTCACCGGAAATCTCCAGCCCGTTACGATCTGCTTCGTCCTCGCCAATGTGAACGAAGAGGCCTATCGCCGGATGCCGGACACCCGCAAGTCCATCGACGGCAAACCCAGCCTGATGGACCAGATGATGGCGAAATATCCGCTCATCCCCGACACGCACTTTTGCAACAACATCGTCGGCCCCGGCTGCGTCGGCTTCAATGCCGGCCATATCTACGAGATCGACAATACCGATCCCGCCGCCGTCTCCCGCGCCATCATGGCTGGACGCCAGCTCGCCGCGACCTATCGCGATGCGCTGAAGGAATTCCAGCCCGAGGCTTTCGGCAACTGCCACCTCGTGCAAACCGGCAGCCTCGTCGGCGCCCGCGAAACCCGCCGCATCACCGGGGATTACACGCTCACCGTGGAAGACTATATTTCCCGGCGGACGTTCGAGGATGAGATTTGCCGCAACGCCTACTTCATCGACATCCATCTCACCCGCGAAGAAGCCGCGACGAACAAAGACTGGGAGGTGGCGATCAATCGCTTCACCCGATACGGTCCCGGCGAATCGCACGGCATCCCATACCGCTGCCTGATCCCATCCTCCTTTGATAACGTGCTCGTGGCCGGGAGAAGCATCTCGACCGACCGCATCGTGCAGGGCAGCGTACGCGTCATGCCGGTGTGTCTCGCCATGGGTGAGGCGGCAGGTACTGCCGCAGCCCTCGCCCTCGCGGAAAACGGCACTGTGCGCGACGTCGATACCGGACGCCTCCGCGACATCCTGCGCGAAAACGGCGGTTATCTGCCGGAGTACGAGCCCGCTACGTCAGCAGCCTGA